A window of the Artemia franciscana chromosome 21, ASM3288406v1, whole genome shotgun sequence genome harbors these coding sequences:
- the LOC136041033 gene encoding E3 ubiquitin-protein ligase NRDP1-like isoform X1 — MGIDVARFREDIDGDLICPICSFVLEDPIQAPICEHVFCNTCITEWLTSNQTCPIDRTNLTIDALKPAPRILRNFLSRLTLSCSNQTHGCSASLTLERLAAHLLECNFNPKRPVTCQSGCGITILFEEYGNHNCIQSLKNDLAIVQKEQEEQEEKMSKMQSELDLLKAEIDALKKVNQEKKPTSSDLQLLPTVGQSQAVNQGTVLADSRWLTKFKTVQDLNWFQVGNFLFNPSDEILEEVKEKLSGSGCPLEMVKTLIENSNESRWPPGIRSKEARRANQDQLKDYRRRVEDNFYVLGRIRNTEFGIRITTVGINVIMASDNAHMDQDLFVINPGFLVLSSHFW; from the exons ATGGGAATTGATGTTGCAAGATTTCGTGAAGATATTGATGGAGATCTCATTTGTCCAATCTGTTCATTTGTTTTAGAGGATCCTATTCAG gctCCAATATGTGAACATGTGTTTTGTAATACTTGCATTACTGAGTGGTTAACCTCAAACCAGACTTGTCCTATAGACAGAACCAATTTAACTATTGATGCTCTGAAGCCTGCTCCAAGGATCTTGAGAAATTTTCTGTCTAG aTTAACCTTGAGCTGTAGCAACCAGACACATGGATGTTCTGCCTCATTGACATTGGAAAGACTAGCAGCACATCTTCTTGAATGCAATTTTAACCCTAAAAGACCTGTTACTTGCCAATCTGGATGTGGAATTACAATACTCTTTGAAGAATATGGCAATCATAACTGTATACAAAGTCTGAAGAATGATTTGGCAATAGTTCAAAAAGAACAGGAAGAACAGGAAGAAAAAATGTCCAAGATGCAGTCTGAATTGGACTTACTTAAAGCAGAAATTGatgcattaaaaaaagtaaaccaaGAGAAGAAGCCAACCAGTTCAGATTTGCAACTGTTACCAACAGTTGGACAAAGTCAAGCAGTAAATCAG GGCACAGTACTTGCAGATAGCAGATGGTTAACAAAATTTAAGACTGTACAGGATTTGAATTGGTTTCAGGTTGGTAACTTTCTCTTCAACCCTTCCGATGAGATTTTAGAg gaAGTGAAAGAGAAGCTCTCCGGTTCAGGATGTCCTTTGGAGATGGTTAAGACTCTGATTGAGAATTCAAATGAAAGTCGATGGCCTCCTGGCATACGCTCCAAAGAAGCTCGAAGAGCAAACCAGGATCAATTAAAGGACTATCGCCGTCGTGTTGAGGACAATTTTTACGTGTTGGGGAGAATACGGAATACGGAATTCGGAATACGGATCACGACAGTAGGAATTAATGTTATAATGGCATCAGATAATGCTCACATGGACCAAGACTTATTTGTAATTAATCCTGGATTTTTAGTCTTAAGCTCACATTTCTGGTAA
- the LOC136041033 gene encoding E3 ubiquitin-protein ligase NRDP1-like isoform X2 produces MGIDVARFREDIDGDLICPICSFVLEDPIQAPICEHVFCNTCITEWLTSNQTCPIDRTNLTIDALKPAPRILRNFLSRLTLSCSNQTHGCSASLTLERLAAHLLECNFNPKRPVTCQSGCGITILFEEYGNHNCIQSLKNDLAIVQKEQEEQEEKMSKMQSELDLLKAEIDALKKVNQEKKPTSSDLQLLPTVGQSQAVNQGTVLADSRWLTKFKTVQDLNWFQEVKEKLSGSGCPLEMVKTLIENSNESRWPPGIRSKEARRANQDQLKDYRRRVEDNFYVLGRIRNTEFGIRITTVGINVIMASDNAHMDQDLFVINPGFLVLSSHFW; encoded by the exons ATGGGAATTGATGTTGCAAGATTTCGTGAAGATATTGATGGAGATCTCATTTGTCCAATCTGTTCATTTGTTTTAGAGGATCCTATTCAG gctCCAATATGTGAACATGTGTTTTGTAATACTTGCATTACTGAGTGGTTAACCTCAAACCAGACTTGTCCTATAGACAGAACCAATTTAACTATTGATGCTCTGAAGCCTGCTCCAAGGATCTTGAGAAATTTTCTGTCTAG aTTAACCTTGAGCTGTAGCAACCAGACACATGGATGTTCTGCCTCATTGACATTGGAAAGACTAGCAGCACATCTTCTTGAATGCAATTTTAACCCTAAAAGACCTGTTACTTGCCAATCTGGATGTGGAATTACAATACTCTTTGAAGAATATGGCAATCATAACTGTATACAAAGTCTGAAGAATGATTTGGCAATAGTTCAAAAAGAACAGGAAGAACAGGAAGAAAAAATGTCCAAGATGCAGTCTGAATTGGACTTACTTAAAGCAGAAATTGatgcattaaaaaaagtaaaccaaGAGAAGAAGCCAACCAGTTCAGATTTGCAACTGTTACCAACAGTTGGACAAAGTCAAGCAGTAAATCAG GGCACAGTACTTGCAGATAGCAGATGGTTAACAAAATTTAAGACTGTACAGGATTTGAATTGGTTTCAG gaAGTGAAAGAGAAGCTCTCCGGTTCAGGATGTCCTTTGGAGATGGTTAAGACTCTGATTGAGAATTCAAATGAAAGTCGATGGCCTCCTGGCATACGCTCCAAAGAAGCTCGAAGAGCAAACCAGGATCAATTAAAGGACTATCGCCGTCGTGTTGAGGACAATTTTTACGTGTTGGGGAGAATACGGAATACGGAATTCGGAATACGGATCACGACAGTAGGAATTAATGTTATAATGGCATCAGATAATGCTCACATGGACCAAGACTTATTTGTAATTAATCCTGGATTTTTAGTCTTAAGCTCACATTTCTGGTAA
- the LOC136041033 gene encoding E3 ubiquitin-protein ligase NRDP1-like isoform X3: MGIDVARFREDIDGDLICPICSFVLEDPIQAPICEHVFCNTCITEWLTSNQTCPIDRTNLTIDALKPAPRILRNFLSRLTLSCSNQTHGCSASLTLERLAAHLLECNFNPKRPVTCQSGCGITILFEEYGNHNCIQSLKNDLAIVQKEQEEQEEKMSKMQSELDLLKAEIDALKKVNQEKKPTSSDLQLLPTVGQSQAVNQEVKEKLSGSGCPLEMVKTLIENSNESRWPPGIRSKEARRANQDQLKDYRRRVEDNFYVLGRIRNTEFGIRITTVGINVIMASDNAHMDQDLFVINPGFLVLSSHFW, from the exons ATGGGAATTGATGTTGCAAGATTTCGTGAAGATATTGATGGAGATCTCATTTGTCCAATCTGTTCATTTGTTTTAGAGGATCCTATTCAG gctCCAATATGTGAACATGTGTTTTGTAATACTTGCATTACTGAGTGGTTAACCTCAAACCAGACTTGTCCTATAGACAGAACCAATTTAACTATTGATGCTCTGAAGCCTGCTCCAAGGATCTTGAGAAATTTTCTGTCTAG aTTAACCTTGAGCTGTAGCAACCAGACACATGGATGTTCTGCCTCATTGACATTGGAAAGACTAGCAGCACATCTTCTTGAATGCAATTTTAACCCTAAAAGACCTGTTACTTGCCAATCTGGATGTGGAATTACAATACTCTTTGAAGAATATGGCAATCATAACTGTATACAAAGTCTGAAGAATGATTTGGCAATAGTTCAAAAAGAACAGGAAGAACAGGAAGAAAAAATGTCCAAGATGCAGTCTGAATTGGACTTACTTAAAGCAGAAATTGatgcattaaaaaaagtaaaccaaGAGAAGAAGCCAACCAGTTCAGATTTGCAACTGTTACCAACAGTTGGACAAAGTCAAGCAGTAAATCAG gaAGTGAAAGAGAAGCTCTCCGGTTCAGGATGTCCTTTGGAGATGGTTAAGACTCTGATTGAGAATTCAAATGAAAGTCGATGGCCTCCTGGCATACGCTCCAAAGAAGCTCGAAGAGCAAACCAGGATCAATTAAAGGACTATCGCCGTCGTGTTGAGGACAATTTTTACGTGTTGGGGAGAATACGGAATACGGAATTCGGAATACGGATCACGACAGTAGGAATTAATGTTATAATGGCATCAGATAATGCTCACATGGACCAAGACTTATTTGTAATTAATCCTGGATTTTTAGTCTTAAGCTCACATTTCTGGTAA